A section of the Amblyomma americanum isolate KBUSLIRL-KWMA chromosome 2, ASM5285725v1, whole genome shotgun sequence genome encodes:
- the LOC144119010 gene encoding uncharacterized protein LOC144119010, giving the protein MVHGQDESPVYSGPTDYVDETSSGPSPLQLSTPGSPDQISEATVSTGPQTPAEKQLMAKQRSPCIRPKRPQRDILLSQLIEEQRKLRIALENSKQKEFELGERALKMQEEAAEREKKAADREERMISLLEKCFHK; this is encoded by the coding sequence ATGGTGCACGGGCAAGACGAAAGCCCTGTATATTCAGGTCCTACAGACTATGTGGATGAGACATCCAGCGGCCCATCGCCCCTGCAGCTTTCCACCCCTGGTAGCCCTGACCAAATTTCAGAAGCAACTGTTTCTACGGGACCACAAACACCAGCGGAGAAGCAGTTGATGGCTAAGCAGCGGTCCCCGTGCATTCGCCCAAAAAGGCCACAAAGGGACATCTTACTGAGCCAGCTCATCGAAGAGCAGCGGAAGCTGCGTATTGCATTGGAAAATTCGAAGCAAAAAGAATTTGAGCTCGGGGAAAGGGCACTGAAGATGCAAGAAGAAGCTGCCGAGCGGGAAAAGAAGGCTGCTGACAGGGAAGAGCGCATGATTTCATTATTAGAAAAGTGCTTCCATAAATAA
- the LOC144120016 gene encoding uncharacterized protein LOC144120016: MREAIPVEKRVAIGLYRLRSSAEDQTIAHLFGVGRSTVNLLTKEFSAAVIDVLGGEWLNMVSRQEMPSHIREFYAFSGFPQALGAMDGCHIPISPPQEHAADYYNYKGWHTIILLAIVDHKYSFRYLNVGSPGRCHDAFVYGRSQLSKHIKSDYFQSPVSVIEGA, translated from the exons ATGCGGGAAGCCATTCCGGTTGAAAAACGCGTAGCGATAGGACTCTACCGGCTGCGTTCTAGCGCTGAGGACCAGACCATCGCCCATCTATTTGGTGTGGGACGGTCAACAGTGAATCTCCTCACCAAGGAGTTTTCTGCCGCAGTCATTGATGTGTTGGGAGGGGAGTGGCTTAACATGGTCAGCCGGCAAGAAATGCCCAGTCACATCCGTGAATTCTATGCGTTCAGCGGCTTCCCCCAGGCTCTCGGCGCCATGGATGGATGTCACATTCCCATCTCACCACCACAAGAGCATGCAGCTGATTACTACAATTATAAAGGGTG GCACACCATCATTCTTTTGGCCATTGTTGACCACAAGTACAGCTTCCGGTACCTGAATGTGGGGAGCCCTGGAAGATGCCACGATGCTTTTGTGTACGGGCGGTCACAGCTCTCCAAACACATCAAGAGTGACTACTTCCAGTCACCTGTGTCCGTCATCGAGGGA GCTTGA